In Malus sylvestris chromosome 15, drMalSylv7.2, whole genome shotgun sequence, a single genomic region encodes these proteins:
- the LOC126605538 gene encoding uncharacterized protein LOC126605538 isoform X2 codes for MLLLRRQGVDRFLFASSKHRPLLLHRRQHFTGAMAAAFMGSHSGCSGFHSQAQWPPSHFSADHSCKFANFPGKAGTLPGNLRNTSIGCNFAVKGCLQSQHHPHHQSHGSIKRHPNAQLVRDHELELRSPDAVGLASSNGCQEHGGRSRIPHHPLPGGKIIVAVDVDEVLGNFVSALNRFIADRYSSHHSVSEYHVYEFFKIWNCSRDEADIRVHEFFKTSYFKTGIHPLPGAQETIHKLSDFCDLSVVTSRQNAIKDHTIQWIEQHFPGLFQEIHFGNHFALNGESRSKSEICRTQSFYYYT; via the exons ATGTTGTTGTTGAGAAGGCAAGGCGTCGATCGCTTCCTCTTCGCAAGCTCAAAGCACCGACCTTTGCTCCTCCATCGCCGCCAGCACTTCACAGGGGCCATGGCGGCTGCTTTTATGGGTAGCCATAGTGGATGCAGTGGGTTTCATTCCCAAGCTCAATGGCCGCCGTCCCATTTTTCCGCGGACCATTCTTGCAAGTTTGCCAATTTTCCCGGGAAAGCTGGTACTTTACCTGGGAATCTGAGGAATACAAGCATTGGGTGCAATTTTGCTGTGAAGGGGTGCTTGCAATCTCAGCATCATCCCCACCATCAGTCTCATGGCAGCATTAAGCGTCATCCCAATGCTCAGTTGGTTCGTGATCATGAACTGGAACTCCGCAGCCCGGATGCTGTTGGATTGGCCTCCTCAAATGGTTGCCAGGAGCACGGAGGCCGGTCCAGAATCCCACACCATCCTCTGCCCGGTGGTAAAATCATTGTCGCAGTCGATGTGGACGAgg TATTGGGAAACTTTGTCTCGGCTCTTAACCGGTTTATTGCCGATCGTTACTCCTCCCACCATTCAGTTTCAGAGTACCATGTGTATGAGTTCTTCAAG ATATGGAACTGTTCACGTGATGAAG CCGATATTCGTGTTCATGAGTTCTTTAAAACATCATATTTCAAGACCGGGATCCACCCACTCCCAGGTGCTCAGGAGACTATTCATAAGTTGTCAGATTTCTGTGACCTGTCAGTTGTGAC GTCTCGGCAGAATGCAATTAAGGACCACACCATTCAATGGATCGAACAACATTTTCCAGGGCTCTTTCAGGAGATTCACTTTGGCAACCACTTTGCTTTAAATGGAGAGTCCAGATCTAAGTCAGAAATATGCAG GACCCAATCATTCTACTACTATACATAG
- the LOC126605538 gene encoding uncharacterized protein LOC126605538 isoform X1, producing MLLLRRQGVDRFLFASSKHRPLLLHRRQHFTGAMAAAFMGSHSGCSGFHSQAQWPPSHFSADHSCKFANFPGKAGTLPGNLRNTSIGCNFAVKGCLQSQHHPHHQSHGSIKRHPNAQLVRDHELELRSPDAVGLASSNGCQEHGGRSRIPHHPLPGGKIIVAVDVDEVLGNFVSALNRFIADRYSSHHSVSEYHVYEFFKIWNCSRDEADIRVHEFFKTSYFKTGIHPLPGAQETIHKLSDFCDLSVVTSRQNAIKDHTIQWIEQHFPGLFQEIHFGNHFALNGESRSKSEICRSLGAKVLIDDNPRYALECAEVGIRVLLFDYENSYPWCKTEAIDQHPLVTRVHNWEAVEKQLMTINSINS from the exons ATGTTGTTGTTGAGAAGGCAAGGCGTCGATCGCTTCCTCTTCGCAAGCTCAAAGCACCGACCTTTGCTCCTCCATCGCCGCCAGCACTTCACAGGGGCCATGGCGGCTGCTTTTATGGGTAGCCATAGTGGATGCAGTGGGTTTCATTCCCAAGCTCAATGGCCGCCGTCCCATTTTTCCGCGGACCATTCTTGCAAGTTTGCCAATTTTCCCGGGAAAGCTGGTACTTTACCTGGGAATCTGAGGAATACAAGCATTGGGTGCAATTTTGCTGTGAAGGGGTGCTTGCAATCTCAGCATCATCCCCACCATCAGTCTCATGGCAGCATTAAGCGTCATCCCAATGCTCAGTTGGTTCGTGATCATGAACTGGAACTCCGCAGCCCGGATGCTGTTGGATTGGCCTCCTCAAATGGTTGCCAGGAGCACGGAGGCCGGTCCAGAATCCCACACCATCCTCTGCCCGGTGGTAAAATCATTGTCGCAGTCGATGTGGACGAgg TATTGGGAAACTTTGTCTCGGCTCTTAACCGGTTTATTGCCGATCGTTACTCCTCCCACCATTCAGTTTCAGAGTACCATGTGTATGAGTTCTTCAAG ATATGGAACTGTTCACGTGATGAAG CCGATATTCGTGTTCATGAGTTCTTTAAAACATCATATTTCAAGACCGGGATCCACCCACTCCCAGGTGCTCAGGAGACTATTCATAAGTTGTCAGATTTCTGTGACCTGTCAGTTGTGAC GTCTCGGCAGAATGCAATTAAGGACCACACCATTCAATGGATCGAACAACATTTTCCAGGGCTCTTTCAGGAGATTCACTTTGGCAACCACTTTGCTTTAAATGGAGAGTCCAGATCTAAGTCAGAAATATGCAG GTCCCTGGGAGCAAAGGTTCTAATTGATGACAATCCAAGATATGCACTTGAATGTGCCGAGGTGGGGATCAGAGTTCTACTTTTTGATTATGAGAACTCATATCCTTGGTGCAAGACCGAGGCTATTGATCAACACCCCCTGGTCACCAGGGTTCATAACTGGGAAGCAGTCGAGAAGCAGCTGATGACAATAAATAGCATAAATTCTTAG
- the LOC126601233 gene encoding brassinosteroid-responsive RING protein 1-like, which produces MVSSLLGFDPMGFFVFDDSSSSGLILSHVLYKAAFVIALMRWVVFWVLRFRQTLSSSSASSTAEEGFDFLPAEYDKESCSSSSSASTQLIRDCLIQTTFGEITERRGNYGSNGGGDRDTCAVCLSQLEMGDEVREMRNCCHVFHTECIDRWLEYNDDHRQHHHHDNHDEDNHKTCPLCRTPLLTPSQIQSLSWDHSRSQPSWAVERLLYLFGDDLEF; this is translated from the coding sequence atGGTTTCTTCGCTGCTCGGATTTGATCCGATGGGTTTCTTCGTCTTCGACGACTCGTCCTCGTCTGGCTTGATACTTAGCCACGTACTGTACAAAGCGGCATTTGTAATTGCTTTGATGAGATGGGTTGTGTTCTGGGTGCTCAGATTCAGACAAacactctcctcctcctccgcttCCTCCACCGCCGAGGAGGGTTTTGATTTCCTACCGGCGGAGTACGATAAAGAATcgtgctcctcttcttcctccgcTTCTACCCAACTGATCAGAGACTGTCTGATTCAGACCACCTTCGGAGAAATCACAGAGCGGAGAGGGAATTACGGAAGCAACGGCGGCGGCGACCGCGACACGTGCGCGGTGTGCTTGAGCCAGCTGGAGATGGGGGACGAGGTGAGGGAGATGCGGAACTGCTGCCACGTGTTCCACACCGAGTGCATTGACAGGTGGCTCGAGTACAATGATGATCATCGTCAGCACCACCATCATGATAATCATGATGAGGATAATCACAAGACTTGCCCGCTCTGCAGGACTCCATTGCTGACGCCATCGCAGATACAGAGCCTGAGCTGGGATCACAGCAGATCGCAGCCCAGCTGGGCCGTTGAGAGACTGCTCTACCTTTTTGGGGATGATCTGGAGTTTTGA
- the LOC126603472 gene encoding brefeldin A-inhibited guanine nucleotide-exchange protein 5-like — MAGGAAGGFVTRAFESMLKECSPKKHADLQKAIQAYLDSTKEVNQTQQTEPSEKNQATTSAGNGSSPETEDGAAKTDTEPGQSQTEEAESVAKPVITTTTISTVLAKAGNTLEGAQAELVLNPLRLAFETKNLKVLEPALDCIHKLIAYDHLEGDPGLDDGKSVPLFTDLLNMVCSCVDNSSPDSTVLQVLKVLLTAVASTKFRVHGEPLLGVIRVCYNIALHSKSPINQATSKAMLTQMISIIFRRMETDPGLEVASTGSVGHIEAISGQNSNTEAEETSSEGQSEKEMTLGDQPNQVKDTPIASVEELHNLAGGADIKGLEAVLDKAVHHEDGKKITRGIDLESMTIVQHDALLVFRTLCKMGMKEDNNEVTLKTRILSLELLQGLLEGVGHPFTRNFHFIDSVKAYLSYALLRASVSQSPVIFQYATGIFLVLLLRFRESLKGEIGIFFPLIVLRSLDGLDFPINQKLSVLRMVEKVCKDPQMLVDIFVNYDCDLEAPNLFERMVTTLSRISQGTQNADPNVVAVSQATSIKGSSLQCLVNVLKSLVDWEKLRGESENQSNNTRSLDGEAKESVDVTSNFEKAKAHKSTLEAAISEFNRQPVKGVEYLKSNKLVENTPSSVAQFLRSTPCLDKAMIGEYLGHHEEFPLAVMHAYVDSMKFSGMKFDTAIRELLKGFRLPGEAQKIDRIMEKFAERYCADNPGLFKNADTAYILAYAVILLNTDAHNPMVWPKMSKLDFIRMNAVDDAEECAPTELLEEIYDSIVKEEIRMKDETASLEKSGKYKPEGEERGRLVSILNLALPTSALSVDTKSESEAIIKKTQAIFRNQGAKRGVFYTTQQLELVRPMVEAVGWPLLATFSVTMEEGENKSRVVLCMEGFKAGIHITHVLGMNTMRYAFLTSLVRFTFLHAPKEMRSKNVEALRTLLSLCDLGTGSLRDTWNAVLECVSRLEFITSNPSIAATVMQGSNQISKDALLQSLRELAGKPSEQVFVNSVQLPSDSVVEFFTALCGVSAEELKQTPARVFSLQKLVEISYYNMARIRMVWARIWSVLANHFISAGSHHDEKIAMYAIDSLRQLGMKYLERAELANFTFQNDILKPFVVLMRNSQSETIRSLIVDCIVQMIKSKVGSIKSGWRNVFMIFTAAADDELESIVESAFENVEQVILEHFDQVVGDCFMDCVNCLIRFANNRTSHRISLKAIALLRICEDRLAEGLIPGGALRPIDVNVDTTFDVTEHYWFPMLAGLSDLTSDPRPEVRSCVLEVLFDLLNERGSKFSSTFWESIFHRVLFPIFDHVRHVGKESSVSSDDVWFRETSIHSLQLLCNLFNTFYKEVCFMLPPLLSLLLDCAKKTDQAVVSLSLGALVHLIEVGGHQFSESDWDTLLKSLRDALYTTQPLELLNALGFENLKNNNRVLTGDLGVNSGDSPSIKSDYEGVDSRHFEVDNGRNPVLVKQNLGVQMNTDGSEGLPSPSGSASKSAEGRSLQRSQTIGQRIMDNLFLRNLTSKPKAIPSEASVPSSPIRVPEAVEPDIRDEEESSLLGTCRGKCITQLLLLGAIDSIQKKYWSNLKTPQKIAIMDILLSALEFAASYNSYTNLRTRMHQVHDERPPLNLLRQELAGTCIYLEILQKATSGFSADKEGETNGEEKVEGLAEEKLVSFCEQVLREASDLQSSPGETTNMDIHRVLELRSPIIIKVIKGMCFMNQQIFRRHLRDFYPLLTKLVCCDQMDVRGALGDLFRAQLKALLP; from the exons ATGGCGGGCGGCGCAGCTGGCGGTTTTGTGACGAGAGCATTCGAGTCTATGCTCAAGGAGTGCTCTCCTAAAAAGCATGCAGATCTTCAGAAGGCTATTCAGGCTTATTTAG ATAGTACGAAAGAGGTCAACCAGACTCAACAAACCGAACCAAGTGAGAAGAATCAAGCTACAACTTCAGCTGGCAATGGAAG TTCTCCTGAAACAGAAGATGGAGCTGCAAAAACTGATACAGAGCCAGGTCAGTCTCAAACTGAGGAGGCAGAGTCCGTTGCCAAGCCAGTGATCACAACCACAACTATTTCAACTGTCCTAGCAAAGGCCGGGAACACCTTAGAAGGAGCTCAGGCAGAGCTTGTTTTGAATCCCCTACGACTTGCATTTGAGACAAAGAACTTGAAAGTCCTAGAACCTGCTCTGGATTGCATTCAT AAACTCATTGCATATGATCATTTAGAGGGAGATCCTGGTCTAGATGATGGTAAAAGTGTACCACTGTTCACAGACCTTCTGAACATGGTTTGCAGTTGCGTTGACAACTCATCACCTGATAG TACCGTTCTGCAAGTGTTGAAGGTTCTTCTCACTGCCGTGGCATCCACGAAGTTCAGAG TACACGGGGAACCTTTGCTGGGGGTTATCAGAGTGTGCTACAATATTGCTCTGCACAG CAAGAGTCCCATAAACCAAGCAACGTCAAAGGCAATGCTTACACAGATGATCAGCATCATATTCAGGAGAATGGAGACTGATCCG GGACTTGAGGTTGCATCAACTGGTTCTGTTGGACATATAGAAGCCATTTCAGGACAAAATTCAAATACAGAAGCCGAAGAAACTTCCTCAGAAGGACAAAGTGAGAAAGAAATGACTTTAGGAGATCAACCTAACCAGGTCAAAGATACACCCATTGCATCTGTTGAGGAACTTCATAATCTAGCTGGCGGTGCTGACATCAAG GGCTTAGAGGCTGTCCTGGACAAAGCTGTGCATCATGAGGATGGTAAAAAGATAACCAG AGGGATTGACCTCGAGAGCATGACCATTGTTCAACATGATGCTTTACTGGTTTTCCGCACTCTTTGCAAG ATGGGGATGAAGGAAGACAACAATGAAGTTACTTTGAAGACGAGGATTTTGTCTCTTGAGCTCTTGCAG GGTTTATTGGAAGGGGTTGGCCATCCATTTACTAGGAACTTCCATTTTATTGACTCGGTGAAAGCATACCTATCATATGCTTTGTTGCGGGCTTCAGTTTCACAGTCTCCTGTCATATTTCAG TATGCAACTGGAATTTTTTTAGTGCTTTTGTTGCGCTTCAGAGAAAGCCTCAAG GGTGAAATAGGCATCTTCTTTCCCTTGATAGTTCTACGATCACTGGATGGCTTGGATTTTCCAATTAACCAGAAATTAAGCGTTCTTAG GATGGTTGAAAAAGTTTGCAAGGATCCTCAGATGCTTGTTGACATATTTGTGAACTATGATTGTGATCTTGAGGCACCAAACCTGTTTGAGCGTATG GTTACAACTCTATCCAGAATttctcaagggactcaaaacgcAGATCCAAATGTGGTTGCTGTATCACAGGCAACCTCAATTAAAGGTTCATCTCTTCAG TGTCTCGTGAATGTGCTTAAATCACTAGTTGATTGGGAAAAGTTGCGTGGAGAATCAGAAAACCAGAGTAATAATACTCGGTCTCTAGATGGTGAAGCTAAAGAGTCTGTTGATGTAACCAGTAACTTTGAGAAGGCTAAAGCTCATAAATCTACATTGGAAGCTGCCATCTCTGAG TTCAATAGGCAACCAGTAAAGGGTGTAGAGTATCTGAAATCAAATAAATTGGTGGAAAATACACCCAGTTCAGTTGCCCAATTTTTGAGAAGTACTCCCTGTCTGGACAAG GCTATGATTGGGGAATATTTGGGTCACCATGAAGAATTTCCCCTTGCTGTAATGCATGCTTATGTAGATTCCATGAAGTTTTCAGGAATGAAGTTTGACACTGCAATTCGTGAACTTCTTAAAGGATTCAGACTTCCAGGGGAAGCTCAAAAGATAGATCGCATCATGGAGAAATTTGCAGAAAG ATATTGTGCAGATAATCCAGGTCTTTTCAAAAATGCAGACACTGCATACATTTTAGCATATGCGGTTATATTGTTGAATACTGATGCGCATAATCCAATGGTGTGGCCAAAAATGTCCAAGTTGGATTTTATACGCATGAATGCTGTGGATGATGCAGAAGAGTGTGCCCCAACTGAACTTCTGGAAGAAATCTATGATTCAATTGTTAAAGAAGAGATAAGGATGAAAGATGAGACTGCTAGTCTTGAGAAAAGTGGAAAATATAAGCCAGAAGGTGAAGAGAGAGGCCGCCTTGTCAGTATCCTTAATCTGGCTCTTCCCACAAGTGCGCTGTCCGTTGATACTAAGTCTGAAAGTGAAGCCATCATTAAGAAAACACAAGCTATATTTCGGAACCAAGGAGCAAAAAGAGGGGTCTTCTATACTACACAGCAGTTAGAGCTAGTAAGGCCTATGGTTGAAGCTGTAGGTTGGCCTTTGCTCGCTACTTTTTCTGTTACAATGGAGGAGGGTGAGAATAAGTCGAGGGTTGTTCTCTGTATGGAGGGATTTAAAGCTGGAATACACATTACACATGTTCTCGGAATGAATACCATGCGATATGCCTTTTTAACATCTCTGGTCAG atttactttcttgcatgcTCCGAAGGAAATGCGTAGTAAAAATGTGGAAGCACTGCGAACTCTACTATCTCTTTGTGACTTAGGGACTGGCTCCCTTCGAGATACATGGAATGCAGTTTTAGAATGTGTTTCTCGGCTTGAGTTCATTACTTCAAATCCCTCTATAGCAGCAACAGTCATGCAAGGATCAAACCAAATCTCCAAAGACGCTCTTCTTCAATCTTTAAGGGAGTTGGCTGGAAAACCTTCTGAACAAGTATTTGTGAATAGCGTTCAGCTTCCTAGTGATTCTGTAGTGGAGTTCTTCACTGCACTCTGTGGTGTATCAGCTGAAGAACTAAAACAAACTCCAGCTCGTGTGTTTAGCTTGCAAAAACTTGTTGAGATCAGCTACTACAACATGGCTCGTATACGCATG GTCTGGGCTAGAATATGGTCTGTTTTGGCAAACCACTTTATTTCAGCCGGGAGTCATCATGATGAAAAAATTGCTATGTATGCAATAGATTCCCTGAGGCAGCTTGGTATGAAGTATCTGGAGCGGGCGGAACTTGCCAATTTCACATTCCAAAATGACATTCTTAAACCTTTTGTTGTTCTTATGCGCAATAGTCAAAGTGAAACCATAAGGAGCTTAATAGTTGACTGCATCGTTCAA ATGATAAAATCCAAAGTAGGGAGCATCAAGTCTGGATGGCGTAACGTTTTCATGATTTTTACAGCTGCTGCAGATGATGAATTGGAATCAATTGTTGAGAGTGCATTTGAAAATGTAGAACAGG TTATCTTGGAACACTTCGATCAAGTAGTTGGAGATTGTTTCATGGACTGTGTCAACTGTCTTATCAGGTTTGCTAATAATAGAACTTCACACCGTATAAGTTTGAAGGCTATTGCACTATTGCGCATATGCGAGGATCGTCTGGCAGAg GGTCTTATACCTGGTGGTGCGTTGAGGCCTATTGACGTAAATGTGGATACAacttttgatgtgactgaacatTACTGGTTCCCAATGCTGGCTGGTCTGTCTGATCTGACATCAGATCCAAGACCAGAGGTCAGAAGCTGTGTGCTTGAAGTTTTGTTTGATCTACTGAATGAGAGAGGTAGCAAATTCTCATCAACATTTTGGGAGAGCATTTTTCATCGGGTCTTGTTTCCCATATTTGATCATGTGAGACATGTTGGAAAGGAAAGCTCGGTTTCCTCTGACGATGTATGGTTCCGTGAAACAAGCATTCACTCGCTGCAGTTGCTTTGCAACCTTTTCAACACGTTTTATAAG GAAGTATGTTTCATGTTGCCACCCCTACTCAGTCTACTTTTGGATTGTGCCAAAAAGACTGATCAAGCAGTTGTTTCATTATCTCTGGGTGCACTTGTGCATCTCATTGAAGTTGGAGGACATCAATTTAGTGAGAGCGACTGGGATACATTGTTGAAAAGCCTAAG AGATGCTTTGTACACAACACAACCACTTGAACTGCTAAACGCTTTGGGATTTGAGAATCTGAAGAACAATAATAGGGTGCTAACTGGAGATTTAGGGGTCAATTCAGGTGATAGCCCTTCCATAAAGTCTGATTATGAGGGAGTGGATAGCCGTCATTTTGAAGTCGATAATGGAAGAAATCCAGTATTGGTTAAACAAAACTTGGGGGTGCAAATGAACACGGATGGATCTGAAG GGCTTCCATCACCATCAGGAAGTGCTTCAAAATCTGCTGAAGGTCGAAGCCTCCAACGGAGTCAAACAATAGGTCAAAGGATTATGGACAATCTCTTTCTTAGAAATCTTACTTCTAAGCCTAAGGCTATTCCATCGGAGGCTTCAGTACCATCTTCTCCAATTAGG GTGCCTGAGGCTGTCGAACCTGATATCAGAGATGAGGAGGAAAGTTCACTGTTGGGAACTTGTCGGGGCAAATGCATCACTCAACTTTTACTTCTTGGTGCCATTGATAGCATTCAG AAGAAATACTGGAGCAACTTGAAAACACCACAAAAGATTGCTATTATGGATATTTTGCTGTCTGCATTAGAGTTCGCAGCTTCGTACAATTCATATACCAATCTCAGAACACGCATGCACCAAGTTCATGATGAGAG GCCACCTCTGAATCTTCTTCGCCAAGAATTAGCAGGAACTTGTATATATCTGGAGATCTTACAGAAAGCAACCTCCGGGTTTAGTGCTGACAAAGAGGGAGAAACTAATGGTGAAGAGAAAGTCGAAGGATTAGCCGAAGAGAAACTGGTGTCTTTCTGTGAACAGGTACTCAGGGAGGCATCTGATTTGCAGTCCAGTCCTGGGGAGACTACTAATATGGATATTCATCGGGTTCTGGAATTACGATCTCCAATAATTATCAAG GTGATTAAAGGCATGTGCTTTATGAACCAACAGATTTTCAGACGGCATCTTAGAGACTTCTATCCGTTGCTTACAAAACTCGTATGCTGTGACCAG ATGGATGTTCGCGGAGCTCTTGGTGATCTCTTCAGGGCACAATTGAAAGCACTTCTGCCATAA
- the LOC126605435 gene encoding uncharacterized protein LOC126605435, with product MEPPSFQEAPRCDVCKCSFNAFRRRHHCRSCGRTLCHEHSANQMALPQFGIYSPVRVCSECFNDSSRTTKGDGQASSDGIDGVTASVSRLDIDADIDPKAEPTVQCQPVSAISDCKCGMPLCICEAPAPSVDAAPLQSKTMSTSAPRPTPKPKKTETALKPKASTSNSKQSSVFNLGQANNGISDKTQTDYQANGEGMREAIKNSDVAAVKKLLSEGVDVNYHDKQGLSLLHLAAVFNQTEIVFALMDGGASLDYKNAQGETPLDCAPATLQYKMRQKMEENRRP from the exons ATGGAGCCTCCGTCGTTCCAAGAAGCTCCGCGCTGCGACGTCTGCAAATGCAGCTTTAACGCTTTCAGGCGACGG CATCATTGCCGGTCTTGTGGGCGGACGTTGTGCCACGAACACTCGGCAAACCAAATG GCTTTACCACAGTTTGGCATTTATTCACCCGTTAGAGTTTGCAGTGAATGTTTCAATGACTCCTCTCG AACTACCAAAGGTGACGGACAAGCTTCTTCAGATGGAATTGATGGTGTAACAGCTTCAGTTTCTAGATTGGACATTGATGCAGATATAGATCCAAAGGCTGAACCAACTGTACAGTGTCAGCCTGTGTCAGCCATTTCAGACTGCAAGTGTGGAATGCCCTTATGTATTTGTGAAGCGCCAGCACCATCCGTGGATGCAGCTCCCTTGCAG AGCAAAACCATGTCCACCTCTGCTCCTCGACCGACTCCAAAACCGAAGAAGACAGAAACTGCTTTAAAACCCAAAGCTTCCACGTCTAACAGCAAGCAGAG TTCTGTCTTCAATCTTGGTCAAGCGAACAACGGAATTTCTGATAAAACCCAGACAGATTATCAAGCCAATGGGGAG GGTATGAGAGAAGCTATAAAGAATAGTGACGTTGCTGCCGTCAAGAAGCTTCTGAGTGAG GGTGTTGATGTGAATTACCATGACAAGCAAGGACTTTCTTTGCTACATTTA GCAGCAGTCTTTAATCAAACTGAGATTGTTTTTGCCCTCATGGATGGTGGAGCAAGCCTGGACTACAAGAATGCACAGG GGGAAACACCATTGGACTGTGCTCCCGCCACTCTCCAATACAAAATGCGACAGAAGATGGAAGAAAATAGAAGACCGTGA
- the LOC126603473 gene encoding glucan endo-1,3-beta-glucosidase 5-like — protein sequence MGFHFQCLWILLLCLTGEGLARAMQGAGGLACNWGTRSTHQLPPSIVVKLLKDNGFSKVKLFEADVGALQALGRSGIQVMVGIPNEFLAPLASSVTVAEKWVSQNVSSYISKNGVDIRYVAVGNEPFLQNYKDTFLHTTFPALQNIQAALIKAGLGRQVKVTIPLNADVYQTDSGLPSGGDFRADIHTLMMDIMKFLRDNNGVLTINIYPFLSLQADPDFPKEFAFFNNTAKPVVDGSISYTNVLDANFDTCIAALEKNGFSSLPVIVGEVGWPTDGDPNANIQDARRFNQGLVNRILAGQGTPKRSTAPEIYIFALIDEDAKSVLPGNFERHWGMFNYDGSIKYPLDTGSGKSLVPAKGVRYLARQWCVMSPDASTSDPNLAQSVNYACTYADCTSLGYGSSCGMLDAKSNASYAFNMYFQTMDQRKGACNFSGLSVTTNMDPTPTQNGQRSSCRFEIMIDLRKHEPARRSPALPAAGLREQSSYKVMMGLLVLVLVSTLII from the exons ATGGGTTTCCATTTCCAGTGCTTGTGGATTTTGTTGCTCTGCCTAACCGGCGAAGGGTTGGCGAGAGCGATGCAGGGTGCTGGCGGCTTGGCATGCAACTGGGGAACCCGTTCGACACATCAGTTGCCGCCTAGCATTGTCGTCAAGCTTTTGAAGGACAATGGCTTCAGCAAGGTGAAGCTGTTCGAAGCGGATGTCGGGGCATTGCAAGCTCTAGGAAGGTCTGGCATCCAGGTTATGGTGGGGATACCTAATGAGTTCTTGGCACCACTCGCTAGTAGTGTTACTGTTGCTGAGAAATGGGTGTCTCAAAATGTATCTTCCTACATATCCAAAAACGGCGTCGATATAAG GTATGTAGCTGTAGGTAATGAACCTTTCCTCCAAAACTACAAAGACACTTTCTTGCATACCACGTTTCCAGCACTCCAAAACATTCAAGCAGCCCTCATAAAAGCAGGGCTAGGGAGACAAGTGAAGGTGACGATTCCCCTAAACGCCGACGTTTACCAGACTGACAGCGGCCTTCCCTCTGGAGGCGACTTCCGGGCTGATATCCACACCCTCATGATGGACATCATGAAGTTTCTAAGGGACAACAATGGTGTGCTCACCATCAACATCTACCCTTTCCTCAGCCTCCAAGCCGACCCCGACTTCCCAAAAGAATTCGCCTTCTTCAACAACACTGCGAAGCCCGTTGTCGATGGCTCGATCTCCTACACCAACGTGCTTGATGCCAACTTTGACACCTGCATTGCCGCCCTTGAAAAGAACGGCTTCTCCTCATTGCCTGTCATTGTCGGAGAAGTCGGATGGCCAACGGACGGTGACCCTAACGCCAACATACAAGACGCCCGGCGGTTCAATCAAGGCCTTGTAAACCGAATTCTTGCGGGACAAGGCACCCCAAAGAGGTCAACCGCGCCTGAAATTTACATATTTGCACTCATAGATGAAGATGCCAAGAGCGTTCTGCCCGGGAATTTCGAGAGGCATTGGGGGATGTTCAATTACGACGGATCAATCAAATACCCGCTGGACACTGGTAGCGGAAAATCTTTGGTTCCTGCGAAAGGGGTGCGATATTTGGCGAGACAATGGTGCGTAATGTCGCCGGACGCGAGCACTTCCGATCCAAATTTAGCTCAAAGTGTCAACTACGCTTGCACTTACGCAGATTGCACAAGTCTTGGATATGGATCTTCATGTGGAATGCTTGATGCTAAAAGCAATGCCTCTTATGCTTTCAATATGTACTTTCAAACCATGGACCAGCGCAAAGGTGCTTGCAACTTCTCTGGTCTTTCGGTCACTACAAATATGGATCCAACTCCGACTCAGAATGGTCAGAGGAGTTCGTGCCGGTTCGAGATCATGATTGATCTCCGGAAGCACGAACCGGCTCGACGGTCTCCTGCTTTGCCGGCTGCTGGGTTGAGAGAGCAGAGCTCCTACAAAGTTATGATGGGGTTACTCGTACTTGTTCTTGTGTCCACATTGATCATCTAA